The Carassius auratus strain Wakin chromosome 19, ASM336829v1, whole genome shotgun sequence genomic sequence ACTGTCCCGTTAAATATCTATAATGCAATTTTGAGCCACGTGAACTTACTGAATTCTCGTCCCCTGAGGAAAGTCACATGGTTGAGTGGGATTTTGTAAAATTACCTCTTGCATATAGCCCAAATTCCCCATGGATTAGAAGCTTCAAGGCCACAGCCTGTGACCATTTTCATTCCTCTGTACATGTTTGGGAGAAGAACTGTGTGATAGTGTGCAATACATTTCTGGTCAGTGATAAttgattttcagttttagttgaaGGTGGTTTTACGAGCTGGCTTGGGTGTAATATTCCTTACCGCTGTGAGATTTTGACTGAACATTACTGAGCCTGAAGAAATAGCATTTTTACTCAAGCAGCTTCGACAATTAAGAATGTGTAATCTTCAGTTGTTTGcatagatgtgtgtgtttgtgtgtgtgtatttttatttttttctgtatatatttattgtgcCTTTTTACTATAATCAACATTCAGTAAGTGTATTATCTTAAAAGGGAATTATTGAAATATGACAAACATTATGTCTGTACTTTTGATGTGCTCTGACTTATTTTCTGCAGAAATCATGTTCTCCatagctcagccaatcagatgctGTTGTTCTTTAACTTGAATCATAAAAAACTGCTCTTCTGGTGCTTTTTCCCCCCCATGTCCTACTttgtttctttgcattttttcaggattttttattttatttaatccgtGTATCCTGTCTATTATCTACACTAATGACACTATCATTGTGAGATATTGGGATGTGTTACTAATGCATAGACAATCAAGGGATGTAACGGCTTTTTTAGCCAGAGAATAAAAGCTCTATCTCGCCCTGAGCTCGAGCTTTTAGATCATTTGGAGAACTTCTGGCTTATTGAAACTGGCTGAAGAAGCAAATATCTGTACCTACACTGTTTATGGGTTTGTGTAAGTGACGTTAATTAAATACTTTGAGGCTGGTCTACCTGCTTGGCTTAATCTATGACTCATAATTGTTTGAATGAAAACATACACAGGACACATTTAAACCCCAAATCTTTTGATTTCAGTTGTAATGTAGACTTTTCATCCcttttgacacaattttattaGCAAAGAGTTTGAACAAACAGAACAACTGGAATACATTTGTCTGTGCTTTCTTAAAGCCACCGAAACCGACCTGTGAAATTTGTGTGAATGTAACATCATCAAAACACCATCAGATATACGAACATAACAGtagaaaatgttatatatatatatgtatttgtcaaAGTTATTTCCACCAAAACTAGGTATTCTCtgtataagattaaaaaaaaatatatattactactataatacatttttataaataaaacttgaACTTTAAAAGTTCAACCAAGAGCTAGAAGAAGAAATTAGCAGTCATGTTCCTGCTCCTCTTGAGGACTCCAGTGAGAGGCTGCGCAGGAGCTGCAGCTGTATCTTCCAGGGATGAGTCTGAGTCCATGTCGTATGTTGCAGCTCTTTTCTCTTTATCACCATTGGGATGAAACCATGTGTAATACATAATTTTCACTAGTATTCCAATGACATACAAACCTAGTAGTGTCGGGATCACCATATAAGGATTTAAAGAGCTCCAGCAGCCTTCGTACTCGAACACCTTCCAGCACCAGAAGCCCAGCAGCATCACTGTGTCCAAACCCATGAAACTATAATAGAGAGCCCTCTTTACTTTGATGTTTCCTTTTTTTGATACGTTAAGCCAACTGAAGTACCAGATGAGTCCAACAGTAGCTCTGTAGAGCCATTCCCAACCAGGACTTTTCATGTGATCTGTTTTCTGGCTCCAGGCCACTAAAACCAGCAGCATCCACAGGGACAGGAAGTGAGCTATGATGAAGCATGGTAATACACTGCAGAAGAGTGCCAGAGCAGTCACACGGGGAATAATCACCAACAAGTTCCACAGGAAGTAGATGCCAGTGGAGATCCAACTCATCTTGCGTTTTTCAGGAAGACCAATACGCATGCTGCGGTGGTACATAGCAACACTACTGGCAATTGCAGCAGCTGATGAGAGGATTTTTAAACCTGAAACAAATTACCATTGTATGAAATTTAATATCACGTCGTATATATGCTTGTGTGTAAATAGTCACAGCCATGCTGATGCTGAAACACTGAGCAAGACGAAGCAAAACATCTGCAACCGAAATCACATACTTTCTAGGTAATTTTTTTCTAATTGAGTGGAAAAAAGAGTCAGCACTCTTGGAAAATTATTTTGACAATTAAATTTGAGGACTATTGTTAAATCAAAATAGCAATTCTTTCACCATAttcaggtgctggtcatataattagaatatcatcaaataatgtatttattttactaattccattaaaaaaactgaaacacagactgatgtattccaaatgtttatttcttttaattttgatgattataactgacaactaaggaaaatcccaaattcagcatctcagaaaatttgaataatgtgaaaaggttcaatattgaagacaccgtGTGCCACActgtaatcagctaattaactcaaaacacctgcaaagactttaaatggtctctcagtctagttctgtaggctacacaatcatggggcaaactgctgacttgacagttgtccaaaagacgaccattgacaccatGTTAAATGAGGGCAAGAcgcaaaaggtcattgcaaaagaggctagctgttcacagagctctgtgtccaagcacattaatagagaggcaaagggaaggaaaagatgtggtgggaaaaaaagtgtaaaagcaatagggataactgcaccctggagaggattgtgaaataaaacccattcaaaaatgtgggggagattcacaaagagtggactgcagctggagtcagagcTTCAAGAACCAATACATGAAGACACATGCAAGACAGGGGTTTTAGCTGTcggattccttgtgtcaagccactcttgaacaatagacagcatcagaagtgtctcgcttcaaaagggactggactgctgctgagtagtcCAAAGTAATGtgctgatgaaagtaaattttgcatttcctttggaaatcagggtcccagagtctggaggaagagaggagaggcacacaatccacgttgcttgaggtccagtgtaaagtttccacagtcagtgatggtttgccgtgtcatgtcatctgctggtgttggtccactgtgttttctgggGTCCAAGGTCAatacagctgtataccaggaagttttagagcacttcatgcttcctgctgcggACCAATTTTATGAAGATGCAGATTTTATTGTCCAACAGGACTTTGCACTTGTACAAATTGCCAAAGCTttcagtacctggtttaaggaccatggtatccctgttgtTAATTGTTAATCAGCAAATttacctgaccttaaccccatagaaaatctatggggtattgtgaagagaagAATGCGATATGCTAGatccaacaatgcagaagagctgaaggccactatcagagcaacctgggctctcataacacctgagcagtgccagtCGAGCAGtaattcatttttatactttttagttggccaagatttctaaaaatcctttctttgtattggtcttaagttatattttaattttctgagatactgaatttgggattttccttagttgtcagttataatcatcaaaattaaaagaaatcattgaaatatatatctaaaaaagttaacagcttaagtcatttgtggattaatgcttattggagacgtgaaccgtttcaaatgattcagttcgattcagtgaactggttcaagaagaaccagttaaatcaaatgatttgttcgcgaaccagaCATCACTACATTGCAGTactgtgaacgcgctcacaacagacccggaagagaagactatgctgaataaagtcatagtttttgctatttttgaaccaaaatgtatttttgatgcttcaacaaattctaactgaccctctgatgtcacatggactactttgatgatgtttttcttacctttctggacatggacagtatatcgtacacacattttcaatggagggacagaaaggtctcatactaaatctaaaatatgttaaactgtgttccaaagctaaacggaggtcttacgggtttggaacgacatgagggtgagttattaatgcaTACCTGCAAACTAGTCGCTTTTCACCGAAAATCGCCGTTTTGAATGGGAAAATGTCATCCACGTGAATCGTGTAGATCCGAAGAGTTTTTTTAACGGGGGAGGGGGGTCTTCTGTGGTCTTCTCTACTGCAGTATTCTTCACAAACATCTTTGGCGATACAGCACGCGagtcatttggccaatcacagtcAAGATAACAGCAGCGTCTTCTTTGAAAAGCCCCTGGCTGCAGCTTTTCCCGCAGATGAATTCGCGCCTATTCACGCCTACTTCTAGAACCTACTGCACGCGagtcatttggccaat encodes the following:
- the LOC113119233 gene encoding XK-related protein 8-like; its protein translation is MVESQERFTLFHLLEYLFTLMGLLLFLLDIALDIWTVVSFYKDGAYVYMAVLIFLLLGSSVLLQVFSWLWYSDYLEKIETKVETFADRHSLIKPVHFLLLGVYLRYAGVIETSTKDFRHHTNSFIREGMAINLYLELQMLCIFETFSESAPQLVLVTSIILQRGELELITGLKILSSAAAIASSVAMYHRSMRIGLPEKRKMSWISTGIYFLWNLLVIIPRVTALALFCSVLPCFIIAHFLSLWMLLVLVAWSQKTDHMKSPGWEWLYRATVGLIWYFSWLNVSKKGNIKVKRALYYSFMGLDTVMLLGFWCWKVFEYEGCWSSLNPYMVIPTLLGLYVIGILVKIMYYTWFHPNGDKEKRAATYDMDSDSSLEDTAAAPAQPLTGVLKRSRNMTANFFF